A section of the Bacillus pumilus genome encodes:
- the uxaC gene encoding glucuronate isomerase: protein MKAFLNEQFLLNSPTAEKLYHEFAKDLPIIDYHCHLSPKDIYENKTFRNITEAWLYGDHYKWRAMRANGIPETHVTGDASDYDKFLAWAKTVPMTIGNPLYHWTHLELRRYFEVQDLLNEKNADTIWQKVNEKLQEEGFGARDFIMKSNVETVVTTDDPIDSLQYHQKLREEGFSVQVLPGFRPDKALDIANDLFEKYVHELAEASAISIQSYQDFLNALRARIDFFHEHGCLISDHAINEMTYEETTQEEVETIFHKRMSGYPLTEKEKIKFKTETFIMLGQAYCERGWAMQLHINALRNNNTKMFERLGPDTGYDAMNDEDIAKPLCRILDRLEQEDALPNTILYSLNPRDNVVISTLAGSFQDGKTPGKMQHGTAWWFNDTKQGMTEQMMTLSSIGLISRFIGMMTDSRSFLSYTRHEYFRRLLCDIIGDWVEKGEVPYDLELLGEIVKGISYENAKQYFQFDRVKQLHHQSKIT, encoded by the coding sequence ATGAAAGCCTTTTTAAATGAGCAGTTTTTACTAAACAGTCCAACGGCGGAAAAGTTATATCATGAGTTTGCAAAGGACCTTCCAATCATAGATTACCATTGCCATTTAAGTCCTAAAGACATCTATGAAAATAAAACCTTCCGAAATATCACTGAGGCATGGCTTTATGGAGATCATTACAAATGGCGCGCCATGAGAGCAAATGGCATTCCCGAAACGCATGTCACGGGTGATGCATCTGATTATGATAAATTTTTGGCGTGGGCGAAGACCGTCCCTATGACCATAGGAAATCCGCTCTATCATTGGACTCATCTAGAGCTGAGAAGGTATTTCGAAGTCCAAGACCTATTAAATGAAAAAAATGCAGACACCATTTGGCAGAAAGTCAATGAAAAGCTGCAAGAAGAGGGATTTGGAGCGAGAGACTTCATCATGAAATCAAACGTTGAAACTGTTGTGACAACAGATGATCCAATCGATTCACTTCAATATCATCAAAAACTGCGGGAAGAGGGATTCTCTGTACAAGTGCTTCCAGGGTTTCGACCTGATAAAGCACTCGATATAGCGAATGATCTGTTTGAAAAATATGTTCATGAGCTGGCAGAGGCTTCAGCTATTTCAATACAATCCTACCAAGATTTTTTAAATGCTCTCCGCGCGAGAATTGATTTTTTCCATGAACACGGCTGCTTGATCTCAGATCATGCTATTAATGAAATGACATATGAAGAAACGACACAAGAAGAAGTGGAGACCATCTTTCATAAAAGAATGTCTGGTTATCCATTGACAGAAAAAGAGAAGATCAAATTTAAAACAGAGACTTTCATTATGCTAGGTCAGGCTTACTGTGAGCGTGGCTGGGCAATGCAGCTTCATATCAATGCACTTAGAAACAATAATACGAAAATGTTTGAGAGGCTTGGGCCAGATACGGGGTACGATGCGATGAATGACGAAGATATTGCAAAGCCGCTTTGCCGTATATTAGATCGTTTAGAACAAGAAGATGCACTGCCAAACACGATTCTGTATTCCTTAAATCCAAGAGACAATGTCGTGATATCAACATTGGCTGGAAGCTTTCAAGACGGGAAGACACCGGGGAAGATGCAGCACGGCACAGCCTGGTGGTTTAATGATACGAAGCAAGGAATGACAGAGCAGATGATGACTCTTTCCAGTATCGGACTGATCAGCCGTTTTATCGGGATGATGACAGATTCACGAAGTTTTTTATCCTATACAAGGCATGAATATTTCCGAAGACTGCTTTGTGATATCATCGGGGATTGGGTAGAAAAAGGAGAAGTCCCCTATGACCTAGAGCTGTTAGGGGAGATCGTGAAAGGAATCAGTTATGAAAATGCCAAGCAATATTTTCAATTTGACCGAGTAAAGCAGCTCCATCATCAAAGTAAAATCACATGA
- a CDS encoding HAMP domain-containing sensor histidine kinase, which translates to MNLRAKLFFHFVGQMFIVIAVFIIGNTFSDNLYLKKYYENMAETGLTKADGDTLMSWLYFNEDGEMEADDQLKQAVRKRDGWLQVIDSKKHNVYSYHRPKSIPTSYQKDEMIQIFEKRQFKDYKMYFWPIEIDQKSFIVLYGFKTNSTKVANYLKQNEKNLAALSQYSVETKEFLKRMNGSVHLFNDEGKYLKGIRANTNLKHDVTDVELLKYQSKPWEFRSDLSYIRVNKNLYMIISVPNKVYSPDGLYDKETDALNQYTTILIAGLAITIIIVMTLWYSYRYGLPIYHIIRWLIFLSRNKLQEPTNRKGIPISKNKKGRIKREYRLFEDILKTMDQLTLTLKENEENRRKIQTTREEWIAGLSHDLKTPLSTIYGYGLMLESDQYQWSKEEVMEMGQVIREKSEYMSTLIEDLNLTYRLKNGALPINRKPVELGEFLASIMDEFSRSSFSEDFSSSFEDQTNGVIFEIDKAWFRRVIENLLANAVKHNQKGTHITAVLSETNEEIRIEMKDNGCGMAQETVDHLFNRYYRGTNTNDPTNGTGLGLAIAKELVLLHDGDIQVESEPGAGTTIAIILKKSPSVK; encoded by the coding sequence ATGAATTTACGAGCAAAACTCTTCTTTCACTTTGTCGGACAAATGTTTATTGTGATTGCCGTTTTTATCATCGGAAATACGTTCTCTGATAATTTATATTTAAAAAAATACTACGAGAACATGGCTGAAACTGGTTTAACAAAAGCTGATGGAGATACACTCATGAGCTGGCTTTATTTTAACGAGGATGGAGAAATGGAGGCCGATGATCAGCTCAAGCAAGCAGTGAGAAAACGAGACGGCTGGCTGCAAGTGATTGATTCAAAAAAACATAACGTCTATAGCTATCACCGACCTAAGTCCATTCCAACTTCCTATCAAAAGGATGAAATGATCCAGATCTTTGAAAAAAGACAATTCAAAGATTATAAGATGTACTTCTGGCCAATTGAGATTGATCAAAAAAGCTTTATCGTGTTGTATGGGTTTAAAACAAACAGCACAAAGGTCGCCAATTATTTGAAGCAGAACGAGAAAAATTTGGCTGCACTCTCTCAATATTCGGTTGAAACGAAAGAATTCTTGAAGAGAATGAATGGGTCGGTGCATCTGTTCAATGATGAAGGGAAATATTTAAAAGGCATTCGAGCCAATACCAATTTGAAACATGATGTAACAGATGTTGAACTACTTAAGTATCAATCAAAGCCTTGGGAGTTTAGAAGTGATCTATCTTATATTAGAGTGAATAAAAACCTGTATATGATCATTTCTGTACCAAATAAAGTATACAGCCCAGATGGCTTATACGATAAAGAAACAGACGCTTTAAATCAATATACGACCATTTTAATTGCAGGTCTTGCGATTACAATTATTATCGTCATGACATTATGGTATTCGTATCGCTATGGACTGCCGATCTATCACATTATTCGCTGGCTGATTTTCTTATCTAGAAATAAATTGCAGGAACCAACGAATAGAAAAGGAATCCCAATTAGTAAAAATAAAAAAGGGCGTATTAAGCGGGAATACCGATTATTTGAGGATATCCTCAAAACAATGGATCAGCTCACGCTTACATTAAAAGAGAATGAAGAAAACCGAAGAAAAATTCAAACCACAAGGGAAGAATGGATTGCAGGATTGTCTCATGATTTGAAAACACCCCTTAGTACCATCTACGGCTACGGGCTCATGCTTGAATCTGATCAATATCAATGGTCCAAGGAAGAAGTCATGGAAATGGGACAGGTGATTCGTGAGAAATCAGAATACATGTCGACCTTGATTGAAGATTTAAACCTCACGTATCGATTGAAAAATGGGGCCTTACCTATCAATCGAAAGCCGGTCGAGCTGGGTGAATTTTTAGCCTCTATTATGGACGAGTTTTCAAGAAGCTCTTTTTCTGAGGATTTTTCATCCTCTTTTGAAGACCAAACTAACGGTGTCATCTTTGAGATAGACAAAGCTTGGTTCAGACGAGTGATTGAGAACCTGCTTGCGAATGCAGTCAAGCATAACCAAAAAGGCACGCATATTACTGCTGTTTTGTCTGAAACAAATGAAGAAATTCGGATCGAAATGAAAGACAACGGATGCGGTATGGCACAAGAAACGGTCGATCACTTATTTAACCGCTACTATAGAGGGACAAATACAAATGACCCAACGAATGGAACAGGACTTGGTCTGGCAATAGCAAAAGAGCTTGTCTTACTGCATGACGGCGATATTCAAGTGGAAAGTGAACCTGGTGCTGGAACAACTATTGCGATTATCCTAAAAAAATCACCTTCTGTAAAATAG
- a CDS encoding LacI family DNA-binding transcriptional regulator codes for MTVTIKDIAKLANVSHTTVSRALNNSPFIKEKTKQKILSIAKQLNYSPNVHARGLVSQKSFTIGLFFTSLTEGTSSSFFVDALKGVNSVMTEHYNLFVRGIDDFHDYTTIHKQRYDGILLMSQSEHDEAFIHHVKKQGIPIIVLNRRVESHEVMNILADDSQGAYQAAHYFIQQGHQQIAIIEGKEGFKSTQERKAGFLQALIDHHIPMKKEYMIKGDYHMKSGYESMESLLTLDHPPTALFCSNDDMAIGAMNALYAKGKTCPGDVSIIGFDDIAFSSYTTPALTTVKKPIEKMCALGADAILSVINGEEQEEDHMEKMYVHTELMIRDSVKKVQ; via the coding sequence ATGACAGTCACAATTAAAGACATAGCAAAATTGGCAAATGTCTCTCATACCACAGTATCAAGGGCTTTGAATAATAGTCCTTTTATTAAAGAGAAGACAAAACAAAAGATTTTGTCGATTGCAAAACAGCTGAACTATTCACCAAATGTCCATGCCAGAGGCCTTGTATCACAAAAATCTTTTACGATCGGTCTGTTTTTTACGAGTTTAACAGAAGGCACATCCTCAAGCTTCTTTGTGGATGCGTTAAAAGGCGTCAATAGCGTCATGACAGAGCATTACAATCTGTTTGTTAGGGGTATTGACGATTTTCATGATTACACAACCATTCATAAACAGCGCTACGATGGTATTTTGCTGATGAGCCAAAGTGAACATGATGAAGCGTTTATCCATCATGTCAAGAAACAGGGCATTCCAATCATTGTGCTGAATCGCCGTGTAGAAAGTCATGAAGTGATGAATATATTAGCAGATGATAGTCAAGGAGCATACCAGGCAGCGCACTATTTCATTCAGCAAGGCCACCAACAAATCGCCATCATTGAAGGAAAAGAAGGCTTTAAATCGACTCAGGAGAGAAAAGCTGGTTTTCTTCAAGCGTTAATTGATCACCATATTCCGATGAAAAAAGAATATATGATCAAGGGTGACTACCATATGAAAAGCGGCTATGAATCAATGGAATCCCTGCTGACCCTTGATCATCCGCCAACAGCTCTTTTTTGCTCTAACGATGATATGGCCATTGGTGCAATGAATGCTTTATATGCAAAGGGTAAGACGTGTCCGGGCGATGTCTCTATTATCGGTTTTGATGATATTGCATTTTCATCCTATACCACGCCTGCACTGACAACGGTTAAAAAGCCAATCGAAAAAATGTGTGCACTTGGAGCAGATGCCATTCTATCTGTCATAAACGGAGAAGAGCAGGAAGAGGATCATATGGAAAAAATGTATGTCCATACAGAGCTCATGATCAGAGATTCAGTCAAAAAGGTGCAGTAA